Proteins encoded within one genomic window of Kaistia algarum:
- a CDS encoding PcfJ domain-containing protein yields the protein MIEAIPHVIPNLLEEDWRENALVRLPAIFPNQGARDLAALCTLTHRFAIDYLDQAPAVLAYVGWGAVPRTRTDRAYIAQRFGSAASRGLKLRDFLAEFSAPLPIRKLRSVAICPSYFPAIVDLRRLELSDLAQAIPDTPVAQAKWLRVMRDWHSYEQRYGGSDSAVKLRDLYRWAAMTFGREAQEGFGAHHTVRDIVDFVFSNPPGSLNPRWTMGAALAAVDRWHGELGKRRDEEVFLAANGIGFEDPIDYGHLPDRRAVASFEFVALRSGLDLFTEGAAMRHCVSTYSRKVVAGQSFIYSIRHGERRVATLEVAPQQPNNRHAFKTVQLVGPCNADPKKEIKLAALLFVQRENLRLADEWRAERDARRKAPKDMKWWTGGAGDG from the coding sequence ATGATCGAGGCGATCCCGCACGTCATCCCGAACCTGCTTGAGGAGGATTGGCGAGAGAACGCCTTGGTGCGACTGCCCGCGATCTTTCCCAACCAAGGCGCGCGGGACCTCGCGGCACTCTGCACTCTGACGCACCGCTTCGCGATCGACTATCTCGATCAGGCGCCGGCCGTCCTCGCCTATGTCGGCTGGGGCGCCGTGCCGAGGACCCGGACCGATCGCGCCTACATAGCGCAGCGCTTCGGCTCGGCGGCGAGCCGTGGCCTCAAGCTTCGCGACTTCCTCGCCGAGTTCAGCGCGCCGCTGCCGATCCGCAAGCTCCGCAGCGTCGCGATTTGTCCGTCCTACTTCCCTGCGATCGTCGATCTGCGCAGGCTTGAGCTCTCCGACCTCGCCCAGGCGATCCCGGACACGCCTGTCGCTCAGGCGAAGTGGCTGCGGGTCATGCGGGACTGGCACAGCTACGAGCAGCGCTACGGCGGCTCGGACAGCGCCGTGAAGCTCCGCGATCTCTATCGCTGGGCCGCGATGACATTCGGCCGGGAGGCGCAGGAAGGCTTCGGCGCCCATCATACGGTTCGCGATATCGTTGATTTTGTCTTCAGCAATCCGCCCGGCTCGCTCAACCCGCGCTGGACTATGGGCGCCGCCTTGGCGGCCGTCGATCGCTGGCACGGCGAACTCGGCAAGCGGCGCGACGAGGAGGTATTCCTTGCCGCCAACGGAATCGGGTTCGAGGACCCTATCGACTACGGCCACCTTCCAGATCGCCGTGCGGTCGCCAGCTTCGAGTTCGTCGCGCTCCGATCTGGCCTTGACCTCTTTACCGAAGGCGCGGCGATGCGGCATTGCGTATCGACCTATTCACGGAAGGTCGTGGCCGGTCAGTCCTTCATCTACTCGATCCGGCATGGCGAGCGGCGCGTCGCGACATTGGAAGTCGCCCCGCAACAGCCCAACAATCGGCACGCGTTCAAGACGGTGCAACTGGTCGGGCCGTGCAACGCCGATCCTAAGAAGGAAATCAAACTGGCCGCCTTGCTCTTCGTCCAGCGCGAGAACTTACGGCTCGCCGACGAGTGGAGAGCGGAGCGCGATGCTCGGCGCAAGGCGCCGAAGGACATGAAGTGGTGGACCGGAGGAGCGGGCGATGGCTGA